The following coding sequences lie in one Cloeon dipterum chromosome 1, ieCloDipt1.1, whole genome shotgun sequence genomic window:
- the LOC135947248 gene encoding uncharacterized protein LOC135947248 isoform X2: MGSRMHSRLSANGSRRSSRSGSDEYMQIEIGTVNVDDRPWSFSVKLEDGSTIQCQLQGVQELPVARYFLRLADDLDGHFEMAIVGHVRKIRLVLLQMQVGDIKRDVAAVLRECHASNSPYQIPKKTPPTPSITLPHHEKFFESIQQNQMMRKRHDGSDFSYEESEYAFQPTEVDGASYTSHYGERNGKLLSKGYDTTSKPAPYCRNKVVGLPEMRSDSMLRGYNRATSSSVQPKITSSRAPSTIMNARDHNKNSLKYKDQNWLWGKEGPGDHSPPSIRSARASPPRATFSQLDVSQFFGNPFRSFISHVDNPDNFYIIPDKLMQDKFLAMIQNKYLSKPKEAFPAVWQNTAFAIEVAGKWQRGLVKAVYNDGKTEVFLVDSGWKGVSHWPMKLLDPEDASVPPKAICCMMRGVHRLDWTKDEIARLKGLRDKVDVMLFSQVGTKYSAVIIEENESVFNATFGPCGLVDLLRKTNIDILAMQEGMTYEVKPILSSGKQVYLQLKERCADLLNMENQLKDLVGKEPLIKPKKGQFALAVVDNNVRRAKILKASSMSTHATCLFVDHGVTKEIPFSQLYHLPEHFMVQPAFAILCDLAPREPVWPKSKYLLITVLGEVDGIPAVGLAKDGEESCVGNQPSEDDSQMSHTLHRSSRGSSPVPFRPLQGHSLISMRPSLDQQSQMRIPPSRATLSRHAGLNSVAPSVAHRPSVAATLARGFVDEPRSEPAKINTDPKSVPEGVELGTVTYVQSSSLVYVRLTSRDAEFAKLQAQIDQEAQNARSEQLDGEKMCLAFSKGHWMRAEILPGGRALFIDVGHRGSLGEVRRMSSDLKHKAAATLLCLAPANLEGLKEGCRVHVKITADGNKIVGLAASQEGMQVDAKTAVKKAVIVLDIELPQRVWLVEDTASFNLMSDSLHQLDRNSLPALTNPVMGEMCAVRVDDQWHRAMVVNVHPMTFFLVDLAYNVDMSKVKTAVHLSRLLKMVPPLAKPFDLVKDEISEKSFAKIKKILAKGKESHALIQEDALLGLWINGINVLEAAGYLVKVHVTFIDEDGSVWVARKSKAEKRTQNLQCEVINLSPLTKTTIGTRCVALNMIDNLWYRAEVVGLSHHFKIMRFLDTGTLGEALEFREWWNKPETDARNFHRLKMAVKMDQELLTPKNFSSTNDQPPLYNLDMVRIN; this comes from the exons ATGGGTTCGCGGATGCATTCAAGACTGAGTGCCAATGGAAGTAGACGTTCCTCAAGAAGTG gctCAGACGAATACATGCAGATCGAAATTGGCACAGTGAACGTTGATGACAGACCGTGGTCTTTCTCTGTGAAATTGGAGGATGGTTCCACCATTCAGTGCCAGCTGCAAGGAGTTCAGGAATTGCCTGTTGCGAGGTATTTCCTTCGGCTTGCTGATGACCTTGATGGACAT TTTGAGATGGCAATAGTAGGTCATGTAAGGAAAATAAGACTGGTTCTCTTGCAAATGCAAGTTGGAGATATCAAAAGGGACGTGGCTGCTGTGTTGAGAGAGTGCCACGCTTCCAATTCCCCTTACCAAATTCCTAAAAAAACTCCACCGACACCAAGCATCACTTTGCCTCACCATGAAAAGTTCTTTGAGTCGA TCCAGCAGAACCAAATGATGAGAAAGCGGCATGACGGATCGGACTTTAGTTATGAAGAGTCTGAATATGCTTTTCAACCTACTGAAGTGGATGGCGCATCTTACACTTCTCACT atgGGGAAAGAAATGGCAAATTGCTTTCCAAAGGGTACGACACTACCTCCAAGCCAGCGCCTTACTGTCGAAACAAGGTCGTCGGCCTCCCAGAAATGAGGTCTGACAGCATGCTGAGAGGCTACAACAGGGCTACCTCTTCTTCTGTTCAGCCAAAAATTACCAGCAGCAG agCTCCATCTACGATCATGAATGCGCGTGACCATAACAAAAATTCGCTCAAGTACAAAGATCAAAACTGGCTGTGGGGTAAAGAGGGACCAGGTGACCATTCGCCACCATCCATTAGATCTGCGCGCGCTTCTCCACCAAGGGCCACCTTTTCCCAGCTGGATGTGAGTCAGTTCTTTGGAAATCCGTTCCGCAGCTTCATCAGCCATGTGGACAATCCCGACAATTTCTATATCATACCTGATAAGTTGATGCAAGACAAATTCCTTGCTATGATTCAAAACAA GTACCTGAGTAAACCAAAGGAAGCATTCCCTGCCGTGTGGCAAAACACTGCCTTTGCTATCGAGGTTGCCGGCAAGTGGCAGCGAGGACTTGTTAAGGCTGTCTACAACGATGGCAAGACTGAGGTTTTCCTAGTAGACAGTGGTTGGAAAGGAGTGTCGCATTGGCCCATGAAATTGTTGGATCCTGAGGATGCTTCCGTTCCCCCTAAAGCAATCTGCTGCATGATGAGAGGAGTACACCGTCTTGACTGGACCAAGGACGAGATTGCACGGCTTAAGGGACTCCGAGACAAAGTGGACGTCATGCTGTTCTCCCAGGTTGGAACCAAGTACAGCGCAGTCATTATTGAAG AAAACGAATCAGTCTTCAACGCTACCTTTGGACCCTGCGGCCTTGTTGATTTGCTGCGGAAGACCAACATCGATATCTTGGCCATGCAGGAGGGAATGACTTACGAAGTCAAACCTATTTTGTCTTCAGGAAAACAAGTCTATTTACAACTGAAAGAAAG GTGTGCTGATCTGCTCAACatggaaaatcaattgaaagaCCTTGTCGGGAAAGAACCTCTCATAAAGCCCAAAAAAGGCCAATTTGCGTTGGCTGTCGTTGACAATAATGTGCGCAGGGCCAAAATCCTGAAAGCCAGCTCAATGTCCACTCATGCAACTTGCCTCTTTGTTGATCATGGCGTCACTAAG GAAATCCCATTCTCTCAGCTCTATCACTTGCCTGAGCATTTTATGGTACAACCTGCTTTCGCTATTCTCTGCGATCTGGCTCCAAGAGAGCCAGTTTGGCCAAAGAGCAAATACCTCCTGATAACAGTGCTTGGAGAGGTAGATGGCATACCAGCTGTGGGGCTTGCAAAGGACGGAGAAGAAAGCTGCGTTGGAAATCAACCATCAGAAGACGACAGTCAGATGAGTCATACTTTGCATCGCTCTTCACGAGGCTCCAGCCCGGTTCCTTTTCGCCCTTTACAAGGCCACAGTCTAATCAGTATGCGCCCTTCACTTGACCAGCAGAGTCAAATGAGAATTCCTCCGTCTCGAGCAACCCTCAGCCGACACGCAGGCCTCAATTCTGTAGCTCCATCAGTAGCCCA CAGGCCAAGCGTGGCAGCCACTCTTGCGAGAGGCTTTGTTGACGAGCCAAGAAGCGAGCCCGCCAAGATCAACACCGATCCCAAGAGTGTACCAGAAGGCGTTGAATTGGGCACAGTAACCTACGTCCAGTCCTCCAGCCTGGTCTACGTAAGACTGACTTCAAGAGATGCTGAATTTGCCAAACTGCAGGCTCAAATCGACCAAGAAGCCCAGAATGCGCGCAGCGAACAACTGGACGGGGAAAAGATGTGCCTGGCCTTCAGCAAAGGCCACTGGATGCGGGCCGAAATCCTTCCAGGAGGCAGGGCACTGTTCATTGATGTTGGCCACAGGGGTTCTCTTGGAGAAGTGCGTCGAATGTCTTCTGATTTGAAGCACAAAGCGGCCGCCACCCTTCTTTGCTTGGCGCCTGCTAACCTGGAGGGTCTGAAGGAGGGCTGCAGGGTGCATGTCAAAATCACCGCTGATGGCAACAAAATTGTTGGGCTAGCTGCTTCTCAG GAAGGAATGCAAGTTGATGCAAAAACAGCAGTGAAAAAGGCAGTGATCGTGTTGGACATCGAACTGCCACAGAGAGTGTGGCTGGTGGAAGACACAGCGTCGTTTAATTTGATGAGTGACAGTCTCCACCAGTTGGATCGAAATTCACTGCCTGCCTTGACCAACCCCGTCATGGGAGAAATGTGTGCGGTCCGAGTCGATGATCAATGGCACAGAGCAATGGTGGTGAATGTTCACCCGATGACATTTTTCCTCGTAGACCTCGCCTACAATGTCGACATGAGCAAAGTTAAAACAGCTGTGCACCTTAGCCGCCTGCTGAAAATGGTGCCGCCATTGGCTAAACCTTTTGATCTCGTCAAGGATGAGATCTCAGAAAAGagctttgctaaaattaagaaaattttagcaaaaggAAAAGAGTCGCACGCTTTGATCCAGGAAGATGCCCTTCTCGGCCTCTGGATTAATGGAATCAATGTACTTGAAGCAGCCGGATATCTAGTCAAAGTGCATGTCACCTTTAT AGATGAAGATGGCTCTGTTTGGGTGGCTAGGAAATCAAAGGCTGAGAAACGAACTCAAAATCTGCAGTGTGAAGTCATTAACCTGTCGCCTTTGACCAAAACCACCATAGGCACAAGATGCGTTGCTCTCAACATGATCGACAACCTGTGGTACAGAGCTGAGGTCGTTGGCCTGTCCCACCACTTCAAGATTATGCGCTTCCTGGACACAGGCACCCTAGGAGAGGCGTTGGAGTTCCGGGAGTGGTGGAACAAACCTGAGACTGACGCTCGTAATTTCCACCGCCTAAAAATGGCTGTTAAAATGGACCAAGAGCTACTAACGCCTAAGAATTTTTCGTCGACGAACGATCAACCCCCCTTGTACAATCTGGACATGGTTAGGATCAACTAG
- the LOC135947248 gene encoding uncharacterized protein LOC135947248 isoform X3 codes for MGSRMHSRLSANGSRRSSRSGSDEYMQIEIGTVNVDDRPWSFSVKLEDGSTIQCQLQGVQELPVARYFLRLADDLDGHFEMAIVGHVRKIRLVLLQMQVGDIKRDVAAVLRECHASNSPYQIPKKTPPTPSITLPHHEKFFESIQQNQMMRKRHDGSDFSYEESEYAFQPTEVDGASYTSHYGERNGKLLSKGYDTTSKPAPYCRNKVVGLPEMRSDSMLRGYNRATSSSVQPKITSSRAPSTIMNARDHNKNSLKYKDQNWLWGKEGPGDHSPPSIRSARASPPRATFSQLDVSQFFGNPFRSFISHVDNPDNFYIIPDKLMQDKFLAMIQNKYLSKPKEAFPAVWQNTAFAIEVAGKWQRGLVKAVYNDGKTEVFLVDSGWKGVSHWPMKLLDPEDASVPPKAICCMMRGVHRLDWTKDEIARLKGLRDKVDVMLFSQVGTKYSAVIIEVFNATFGPCGLVDLLRKTNIDILAMQEGMTYEVKPILSSGKQVYLQLKERCADLLNMENQLKDLVGKEPLIKPKKGQFALAVVDNNVRRAKILKASSMSTHATCLFVDHGVTKEIPFSQLYHLPEHFMVQPAFAILCDLAPREPVWPKSKYLLITVLGEVDGIPAVGLAKDGEESCVGNQPSEDDSQMSHTLHRSSRGSSPVPFRPLQGHSLISMRPSLDQQSQMRIPPSRATLSRHAGLNSVAPSVAHSRPSVAATLARGFVDEPRSEPAKINTDPKSVPEGVELGTVTYVQSSSLVYVRLTSRDAEFAKLQAQIDQEAQNARSEQLDGEKMCLAFSKGHWMRAEILPGGRALFIDVGHRGSLGEVRRMSSDLKHKAAATLLCLAPANLEGLKEGCRVHVKITADGNKIVGLAASQEGMQVDAKTAVKKAVIVLDIELPQRVWLVEDTASFNLMSDSLHQLDRNSLPALTNPVMGEMCAVRVDDQWHRAMVVNVHPMTFFLVDLAYNVDMSKVKTAVHLSRLLKMVPPLAKPFDLVKDEISEKSFAKIKKILAKGKESHALIQEDALLGLWINGINVLEAAGYLVKVHVTFIDEDGSVWVARKSKAEKRTQNLQCEVINLSPLTKTTIGTRCVALNMIDNLWYRAEVVGLSHHFKIMRFLDTGTLGEALEFREWWNKPETDARNFHRLKMAVKMDQELLTPKNFSSTNDQPPLYNLDMVRIN; via the exons ATGGGTTCGCGGATGCATTCAAGACTGAGTGCCAATGGAAGTAGACGTTCCTCAAGAAGTG gctCAGACGAATACATGCAGATCGAAATTGGCACAGTGAACGTTGATGACAGACCGTGGTCTTTCTCTGTGAAATTGGAGGATGGTTCCACCATTCAGTGCCAGCTGCAAGGAGTTCAGGAATTGCCTGTTGCGAGGTATTTCCTTCGGCTTGCTGATGACCTTGATGGACAT TTTGAGATGGCAATAGTAGGTCATGTAAGGAAAATAAGACTGGTTCTCTTGCAAATGCAAGTTGGAGATATCAAAAGGGACGTGGCTGCTGTGTTGAGAGAGTGCCACGCTTCCAATTCCCCTTACCAAATTCCTAAAAAAACTCCACCGACACCAAGCATCACTTTGCCTCACCATGAAAAGTTCTTTGAGTCGA TCCAGCAGAACCAAATGATGAGAAAGCGGCATGACGGATCGGACTTTAGTTATGAAGAGTCTGAATATGCTTTTCAACCTACTGAAGTGGATGGCGCATCTTACACTTCTCACT atgGGGAAAGAAATGGCAAATTGCTTTCCAAAGGGTACGACACTACCTCCAAGCCAGCGCCTTACTGTCGAAACAAGGTCGTCGGCCTCCCAGAAATGAGGTCTGACAGCATGCTGAGAGGCTACAACAGGGCTACCTCTTCTTCTGTTCAGCCAAAAATTACCAGCAGCAG agCTCCATCTACGATCATGAATGCGCGTGACCATAACAAAAATTCGCTCAAGTACAAAGATCAAAACTGGCTGTGGGGTAAAGAGGGACCAGGTGACCATTCGCCACCATCCATTAGATCTGCGCGCGCTTCTCCACCAAGGGCCACCTTTTCCCAGCTGGATGTGAGTCAGTTCTTTGGAAATCCGTTCCGCAGCTTCATCAGCCATGTGGACAATCCCGACAATTTCTATATCATACCTGATAAGTTGATGCAAGACAAATTCCTTGCTATGATTCAAAACAA GTACCTGAGTAAACCAAAGGAAGCATTCCCTGCCGTGTGGCAAAACACTGCCTTTGCTATCGAGGTTGCCGGCAAGTGGCAGCGAGGACTTGTTAAGGCTGTCTACAACGATGGCAAGACTGAGGTTTTCCTAGTAGACAGTGGTTGGAAAGGAGTGTCGCATTGGCCCATGAAATTGTTGGATCCTGAGGATGCTTCCGTTCCCCCTAAAGCAATCTGCTGCATGATGAGAGGAGTACACCGTCTTGACTGGACCAAGGACGAGATTGCACGGCTTAAGGGACTCCGAGACAAAGTGGACGTCATGCTGTTCTCCCAGGTTGGAACCAAGTACAGCGCAGTCATTATTGAAG TCTTCAACGCTACCTTTGGACCCTGCGGCCTTGTTGATTTGCTGCGGAAGACCAACATCGATATCTTGGCCATGCAGGAGGGAATGACTTACGAAGTCAAACCTATTTTGTCTTCAGGAAAACAAGTCTATTTACAACTGAAAGAAAG GTGTGCTGATCTGCTCAACatggaaaatcaattgaaagaCCTTGTCGGGAAAGAACCTCTCATAAAGCCCAAAAAAGGCCAATTTGCGTTGGCTGTCGTTGACAATAATGTGCGCAGGGCCAAAATCCTGAAAGCCAGCTCAATGTCCACTCATGCAACTTGCCTCTTTGTTGATCATGGCGTCACTAAG GAAATCCCATTCTCTCAGCTCTATCACTTGCCTGAGCATTTTATGGTACAACCTGCTTTCGCTATTCTCTGCGATCTGGCTCCAAGAGAGCCAGTTTGGCCAAAGAGCAAATACCTCCTGATAACAGTGCTTGGAGAGGTAGATGGCATACCAGCTGTGGGGCTTGCAAAGGACGGAGAAGAAAGCTGCGTTGGAAATCAACCATCAGAAGACGACAGTCAGATGAGTCATACTTTGCATCGCTCTTCACGAGGCTCCAGCCCGGTTCCTTTTCGCCCTTTACAAGGCCACAGTCTAATCAGTATGCGCCCTTCACTTGACCAGCAGAGTCAAATGAGAATTCCTCCGTCTCGAGCAACCCTCAGCCGACACGCAGGCCTCAATTCTGTAGCTCCATCAGTAGCCCA CAGCAGGCCAAGCGTGGCAGCCACTCTTGCGAGAGGCTTTGTTGACGAGCCAAGAAGCGAGCCCGCCAAGATCAACACCGATCCCAAGAGTGTACCAGAAGGCGTTGAATTGGGCACAGTAACCTACGTCCAGTCCTCCAGCCTGGTCTACGTAAGACTGACTTCAAGAGATGCTGAATTTGCCAAACTGCAGGCTCAAATCGACCAAGAAGCCCAGAATGCGCGCAGCGAACAACTGGACGGGGAAAAGATGTGCCTGGCCTTCAGCAAAGGCCACTGGATGCGGGCCGAAATCCTTCCAGGAGGCAGGGCACTGTTCATTGATGTTGGCCACAGGGGTTCTCTTGGAGAAGTGCGTCGAATGTCTTCTGATTTGAAGCACAAAGCGGCCGCCACCCTTCTTTGCTTGGCGCCTGCTAACCTGGAGGGTCTGAAGGAGGGCTGCAGGGTGCATGTCAAAATCACCGCTGATGGCAACAAAATTGTTGGGCTAGCTGCTTCTCAG GAAGGAATGCAAGTTGATGCAAAAACAGCAGTGAAAAAGGCAGTGATCGTGTTGGACATCGAACTGCCACAGAGAGTGTGGCTGGTGGAAGACACAGCGTCGTTTAATTTGATGAGTGACAGTCTCCACCAGTTGGATCGAAATTCACTGCCTGCCTTGACCAACCCCGTCATGGGAGAAATGTGTGCGGTCCGAGTCGATGATCAATGGCACAGAGCAATGGTGGTGAATGTTCACCCGATGACATTTTTCCTCGTAGACCTCGCCTACAATGTCGACATGAGCAAAGTTAAAACAGCTGTGCACCTTAGCCGCCTGCTGAAAATGGTGCCGCCATTGGCTAAACCTTTTGATCTCGTCAAGGATGAGATCTCAGAAAAGagctttgctaaaattaagaaaattttagcaaaaggAAAAGAGTCGCACGCTTTGATCCAGGAAGATGCCCTTCTCGGCCTCTGGATTAATGGAATCAATGTACTTGAAGCAGCCGGATATCTAGTCAAAGTGCATGTCACCTTTAT AGATGAAGATGGCTCTGTTTGGGTGGCTAGGAAATCAAAGGCTGAGAAACGAACTCAAAATCTGCAGTGTGAAGTCATTAACCTGTCGCCTTTGACCAAAACCACCATAGGCACAAGATGCGTTGCTCTCAACATGATCGACAACCTGTGGTACAGAGCTGAGGTCGTTGGCCTGTCCCACCACTTCAAGATTATGCGCTTCCTGGACACAGGCACCCTAGGAGAGGCGTTGGAGTTCCGGGAGTGGTGGAACAAACCTGAGACTGACGCTCGTAATTTCCACCGCCTAAAAATGGCTGTTAAAATGGACCAAGAGCTACTAACGCCTAAGAATTTTTCGTCGACGAACGATCAACCCCCCTTGTACAATCTGGACATGGTTAGGATCAACTAG
- the LOC135947248 gene encoding uncharacterized protein LOC135947248 isoform X1 has protein sequence MGSRMHSRLSANGSRRSSRSGSDEYMQIEIGTVNVDDRPWSFSVKLEDGSTIQCQLQGVQELPVARYFLRLADDLDGHFEMAIVGHVRKIRLVLLQMQVGDIKRDVAAVLRECHASNSPYQIPKKTPPTPSITLPHHEKFFESIQQNQMMRKRHDGSDFSYEESEYAFQPTEVDGASYTSHYGERNGKLLSKGYDTTSKPAPYCRNKVVGLPEMRSDSMLRGYNRATSSSVQPKITSSRAPSTIMNARDHNKNSLKYKDQNWLWGKEGPGDHSPPSIRSARASPPRATFSQLDVSQFFGNPFRSFISHVDNPDNFYIIPDKLMQDKFLAMIQNKYLSKPKEAFPAVWQNTAFAIEVAGKWQRGLVKAVYNDGKTEVFLVDSGWKGVSHWPMKLLDPEDASVPPKAICCMMRGVHRLDWTKDEIARLKGLRDKVDVMLFSQVGTKYSAVIIEENESVFNATFGPCGLVDLLRKTNIDILAMQEGMTYEVKPILSSGKQVYLQLKERCADLLNMENQLKDLVGKEPLIKPKKGQFALAVVDNNVRRAKILKASSMSTHATCLFVDHGVTKEIPFSQLYHLPEHFMVQPAFAILCDLAPREPVWPKSKYLLITVLGEVDGIPAVGLAKDGEESCVGNQPSEDDSQMSHTLHRSSRGSSPVPFRPLQGHSLISMRPSLDQQSQMRIPPSRATLSRHAGLNSVAPSVAHSRPSVAATLARGFVDEPRSEPAKINTDPKSVPEGVELGTVTYVQSSSLVYVRLTSRDAEFAKLQAQIDQEAQNARSEQLDGEKMCLAFSKGHWMRAEILPGGRALFIDVGHRGSLGEVRRMSSDLKHKAAATLLCLAPANLEGLKEGCRVHVKITADGNKIVGLAASQEGMQVDAKTAVKKAVIVLDIELPQRVWLVEDTASFNLMSDSLHQLDRNSLPALTNPVMGEMCAVRVDDQWHRAMVVNVHPMTFFLVDLAYNVDMSKVKTAVHLSRLLKMVPPLAKPFDLVKDEISEKSFAKIKKILAKGKESHALIQEDALLGLWINGINVLEAAGYLVKVHVTFIDEDGSVWVARKSKAEKRTQNLQCEVINLSPLTKTTIGTRCVALNMIDNLWYRAEVVGLSHHFKIMRFLDTGTLGEALEFREWWNKPETDARNFHRLKMAVKMDQELLTPKNFSSTNDQPPLYNLDMVRIN, from the exons ATGGGTTCGCGGATGCATTCAAGACTGAGTGCCAATGGAAGTAGACGTTCCTCAAGAAGTG gctCAGACGAATACATGCAGATCGAAATTGGCACAGTGAACGTTGATGACAGACCGTGGTCTTTCTCTGTGAAATTGGAGGATGGTTCCACCATTCAGTGCCAGCTGCAAGGAGTTCAGGAATTGCCTGTTGCGAGGTATTTCCTTCGGCTTGCTGATGACCTTGATGGACAT TTTGAGATGGCAATAGTAGGTCATGTAAGGAAAATAAGACTGGTTCTCTTGCAAATGCAAGTTGGAGATATCAAAAGGGACGTGGCTGCTGTGTTGAGAGAGTGCCACGCTTCCAATTCCCCTTACCAAATTCCTAAAAAAACTCCACCGACACCAAGCATCACTTTGCCTCACCATGAAAAGTTCTTTGAGTCGA TCCAGCAGAACCAAATGATGAGAAAGCGGCATGACGGATCGGACTTTAGTTATGAAGAGTCTGAATATGCTTTTCAACCTACTGAAGTGGATGGCGCATCTTACACTTCTCACT atgGGGAAAGAAATGGCAAATTGCTTTCCAAAGGGTACGACACTACCTCCAAGCCAGCGCCTTACTGTCGAAACAAGGTCGTCGGCCTCCCAGAAATGAGGTCTGACAGCATGCTGAGAGGCTACAACAGGGCTACCTCTTCTTCTGTTCAGCCAAAAATTACCAGCAGCAG agCTCCATCTACGATCATGAATGCGCGTGACCATAACAAAAATTCGCTCAAGTACAAAGATCAAAACTGGCTGTGGGGTAAAGAGGGACCAGGTGACCATTCGCCACCATCCATTAGATCTGCGCGCGCTTCTCCACCAAGGGCCACCTTTTCCCAGCTGGATGTGAGTCAGTTCTTTGGAAATCCGTTCCGCAGCTTCATCAGCCATGTGGACAATCCCGACAATTTCTATATCATACCTGATAAGTTGATGCAAGACAAATTCCTTGCTATGATTCAAAACAA GTACCTGAGTAAACCAAAGGAAGCATTCCCTGCCGTGTGGCAAAACACTGCCTTTGCTATCGAGGTTGCCGGCAAGTGGCAGCGAGGACTTGTTAAGGCTGTCTACAACGATGGCAAGACTGAGGTTTTCCTAGTAGACAGTGGTTGGAAAGGAGTGTCGCATTGGCCCATGAAATTGTTGGATCCTGAGGATGCTTCCGTTCCCCCTAAAGCAATCTGCTGCATGATGAGAGGAGTACACCGTCTTGACTGGACCAAGGACGAGATTGCACGGCTTAAGGGACTCCGAGACAAAGTGGACGTCATGCTGTTCTCCCAGGTTGGAACCAAGTACAGCGCAGTCATTATTGAAG AAAACGAATCAGTCTTCAACGCTACCTTTGGACCCTGCGGCCTTGTTGATTTGCTGCGGAAGACCAACATCGATATCTTGGCCATGCAGGAGGGAATGACTTACGAAGTCAAACCTATTTTGTCTTCAGGAAAACAAGTCTATTTACAACTGAAAGAAAG GTGTGCTGATCTGCTCAACatggaaaatcaattgaaagaCCTTGTCGGGAAAGAACCTCTCATAAAGCCCAAAAAAGGCCAATTTGCGTTGGCTGTCGTTGACAATAATGTGCGCAGGGCCAAAATCCTGAAAGCCAGCTCAATGTCCACTCATGCAACTTGCCTCTTTGTTGATCATGGCGTCACTAAG GAAATCCCATTCTCTCAGCTCTATCACTTGCCTGAGCATTTTATGGTACAACCTGCTTTCGCTATTCTCTGCGATCTGGCTCCAAGAGAGCCAGTTTGGCCAAAGAGCAAATACCTCCTGATAACAGTGCTTGGAGAGGTAGATGGCATACCAGCTGTGGGGCTTGCAAAGGACGGAGAAGAAAGCTGCGTTGGAAATCAACCATCAGAAGACGACAGTCAGATGAGTCATACTTTGCATCGCTCTTCACGAGGCTCCAGCCCGGTTCCTTTTCGCCCTTTACAAGGCCACAGTCTAATCAGTATGCGCCCTTCACTTGACCAGCAGAGTCAAATGAGAATTCCTCCGTCTCGAGCAACCCTCAGCCGACACGCAGGCCTCAATTCTGTAGCTCCATCAGTAGCCCA CAGCAGGCCAAGCGTGGCAGCCACTCTTGCGAGAGGCTTTGTTGACGAGCCAAGAAGCGAGCCCGCCAAGATCAACACCGATCCCAAGAGTGTACCAGAAGGCGTTGAATTGGGCACAGTAACCTACGTCCAGTCCTCCAGCCTGGTCTACGTAAGACTGACTTCAAGAGATGCTGAATTTGCCAAACTGCAGGCTCAAATCGACCAAGAAGCCCAGAATGCGCGCAGCGAACAACTGGACGGGGAAAAGATGTGCCTGGCCTTCAGCAAAGGCCACTGGATGCGGGCCGAAATCCTTCCAGGAGGCAGGGCACTGTTCATTGATGTTGGCCACAGGGGTTCTCTTGGAGAAGTGCGTCGAATGTCTTCTGATTTGAAGCACAAAGCGGCCGCCACCCTTCTTTGCTTGGCGCCTGCTAACCTGGAGGGTCTGAAGGAGGGCTGCAGGGTGCATGTCAAAATCACCGCTGATGGCAACAAAATTGTTGGGCTAGCTGCTTCTCAG GAAGGAATGCAAGTTGATGCAAAAACAGCAGTGAAAAAGGCAGTGATCGTGTTGGACATCGAACTGCCACAGAGAGTGTGGCTGGTGGAAGACACAGCGTCGTTTAATTTGATGAGTGACAGTCTCCACCAGTTGGATCGAAATTCACTGCCTGCCTTGACCAACCCCGTCATGGGAGAAATGTGTGCGGTCCGAGTCGATGATCAATGGCACAGAGCAATGGTGGTGAATGTTCACCCGATGACATTTTTCCTCGTAGACCTCGCCTACAATGTCGACATGAGCAAAGTTAAAACAGCTGTGCACCTTAGCCGCCTGCTGAAAATGGTGCCGCCATTGGCTAAACCTTTTGATCTCGTCAAGGATGAGATCTCAGAAAAGagctttgctaaaattaagaaaattttagcaaaaggAAAAGAGTCGCACGCTTTGATCCAGGAAGATGCCCTTCTCGGCCTCTGGATTAATGGAATCAATGTACTTGAAGCAGCCGGATATCTAGTCAAAGTGCATGTCACCTTTAT AGATGAAGATGGCTCTGTTTGGGTGGCTAGGAAATCAAAGGCTGAGAAACGAACTCAAAATCTGCAGTGTGAAGTCATTAACCTGTCGCCTTTGACCAAAACCACCATAGGCACAAGATGCGTTGCTCTCAACATGATCGACAACCTGTGGTACAGAGCTGAGGTCGTTGGCCTGTCCCACCACTTCAAGATTATGCGCTTCCTGGACACAGGCACCCTAGGAGAGGCGTTGGAGTTCCGGGAGTGGTGGAACAAACCTGAGACTGACGCTCGTAATTTCCACCGCCTAAAAATGGCTGTTAAAATGGACCAAGAGCTACTAACGCCTAAGAATTTTTCGTCGACGAACGATCAACCCCCCTTGTACAATCTGGACATGGTTAGGATCAACTAG